A window of the Synechococcus sp. LTW-R genome harbors these coding sequences:
- a CDS encoding sugar transferase: MPSRVQLPKPLAWAGLDAGLIVALWVGFHQLRFGVEPEISKGPLIVIPLLVFLQWLLGAYAGLARRTLTVQDHFNRYLSACIAVVLMLVVSYVVSGLSLDASIGRGFLIPVLLSGGCSLLLLHGLQGSSHFWQPQQRWLVLAEKQERRVLSQELEQGGCDVPAAVEWRPLSGAAPIPDFLPELLKLQGVAVGRGSVIAEDQEVLLRWQRQGVVIRPLADWALHHLKRYPPGLLQQLDWTEQLERLSGPRSPQRFRLKRLVDLLLASAALPALATLLVLTRLSSKVAMVQSPCAGIDGQVFGQWRFGGSRWLERTGLAALPQVLNVLRGEMSLVGPRPVSPEQQNHLRDLDESFELRLLIKPGMTGWGRISGPAPQEVDALRWELGRDLYYLARGSAPLDLWILLRAGCSLLVKSSLGLIQWP, translated from the coding sequence ATGCCAAGCAGAGTGCAGCTGCCGAAACCGCTGGCGTGGGCTGGTCTGGATGCCGGCTTGATCGTCGCTCTGTGGGTGGGTTTTCACCAGCTTCGCTTTGGCGTGGAGCCTGAGATCAGCAAGGGGCCGCTGATTGTCATTCCCCTCTTGGTTTTTCTGCAGTGGTTGCTGGGCGCCTATGCCGGCCTTGCCCGCCGCACCCTGACGGTTCAAGACCACTTCAACCGGTACCTCTCCGCCTGCATCGCGGTGGTTTTGATGCTGGTGGTCAGCTACGTGGTGTCGGGCCTCAGCTTGGATGCATCCATTGGCCGCGGCTTCCTGATTCCAGTGCTGTTGAGCGGTGGCTGCAGTCTTTTGCTTCTGCATGGCCTGCAAGGCAGTAGTCATTTCTGGCAGCCCCAGCAGCGCTGGTTGGTGTTGGCCGAGAAACAAGAACGACGGGTGTTGTCCCAGGAGCTGGAGCAGGGGGGCTGCGATGTGCCTGCAGCCGTGGAATGGCGGCCCCTGTCTGGTGCCGCCCCGATTCCGGATTTCCTGCCTGAGCTGCTCAAGCTCCAAGGCGTCGCCGTGGGCCGTGGCTCGGTGATCGCTGAGGACCAGGAGGTGCTTTTGCGCTGGCAACGCCAGGGCGTGGTCATTCGTCCCCTTGCGGATTGGGCCCTACATCACTTGAAGCGCTACCCGCCTGGCCTGCTTCAACAGTTGGATTGGACGGAACAGCTGGAGCGCTTGTCCGGTCCGCGTTCACCCCAGCGCTTTCGGCTCAAGCGTTTGGTGGACCTTCTTCTAGCGAGCGCAGCCTTGCCCGCGCTCGCCACGCTGCTGGTGCTCACCCGTCTGAGTTCCAAGGTCGCGATGGTTCAGTCGCCGTGCGCTGGCATTGATGGCCAGGTCTTCGGTCAGTGGCGCTTTGGTGGGTCCCGCTGGTTGGAGCGCACAGGCCTGGCGGCTCTGCCTCAAGTTCTCAACGTGCTGCGGGGTGAGATGAGTCTTGTGGGCCCGAGGCCGGTGAGTCCCGAGCAGCAGAACCATCTGCGTGATTTGGATGAGAGTTTTGAGCTCCGACTCTTGATCAAGCCTGGGATGACCGGTTGGGGTCGAATCTCGGGACCAGCACCCCAGGAGGTTGATGCCTTGCGTTGGGAATTGGGCCGCGATCTCTATTACCTGGCCCGCGGATCGGCGCCCCTCGATCTCTGGATCCTGCTGCGAGCGGGTTGCAGTTTGCTGGTGAAATCTTCGCTGGGCTTGATCCAATGGCCGTAA
- a CDS encoding APC family permease — translation MNDSGRLLKVLGVGFGLAGSIGGTIGAGILRIPGLVADQLPSQPLILWIWILGASYALLGAVCVAELAAAMPRAGGWYVYAEEAFGRRAGFLVGWSDWIAHCIGLAWVVTTLGDYLAPLLPIGSAWIAVGILALFTLIQWPGVRSGGASQEFLSLIKALIFAALVVACFALPLPNRVEAPASFIPPDVNLFVPVVLALQAVITTYDGWACPIYFAEEFSTPSRDLPRSLIGGVLAVAGLYLLINAALLHVLPIPVLAESSLPAATAAERLVGPLGRTVITAVALISLLGVTNTVAMAAPRILFGLGRDGLMPSFTAEVNAGGTPINALLITSLCSALLVVSGSFESLLGMGAFLYVGLPLCGFITLMVLRQSQPELDRPFRCWAYPLTPIVVATVSLAFLLAALWSDSVNSLWALALVAAGGLASEASQRLRAAA, via the coding sequence TTGAACGATTCCGGCCGCCTGCTCAAAGTGCTTGGCGTGGGCTTTGGGCTTGCGGGCTCCATTGGCGGAACCATTGGGGCTGGCATCCTGCGGATCCCGGGGTTGGTGGCCGATCAACTGCCTTCCCAGCCGCTGATCCTCTGGATCTGGATACTGGGAGCGTCATACGCGCTGCTGGGCGCCGTCTGTGTGGCTGAGCTGGCGGCAGCCATGCCGAGAGCAGGGGGCTGGTACGTCTACGCCGAAGAAGCGTTTGGGCGTCGGGCAGGGTTCTTGGTCGGCTGGAGCGACTGGATCGCCCACTGCATCGGCCTGGCCTGGGTGGTCACGACCCTGGGGGACTACCTCGCTCCCCTTCTGCCGATTGGCAGCGCTTGGATCGCTGTTGGGATCTTGGCGCTCTTCACCCTGATCCAATGGCCCGGCGTGCGCTCGGGCGGCGCCAGCCAAGAGTTCCTGAGCCTGATCAAGGCACTGATCTTTGCGGCCTTGGTGGTGGCTTGCTTCGCGCTGCCGCTCCCAAATCGCGTGGAAGCTCCCGCGAGCTTCATCCCACCGGATGTGAACTTGTTCGTGCCCGTGGTGCTGGCCCTACAAGCCGTGATCACAACCTACGACGGCTGGGCCTGCCCGATCTACTTCGCTGAAGAATTCAGCACACCCAGCCGGGACTTGCCGCGCTCACTGATCGGAGGTGTGCTCGCCGTCGCAGGGCTCTATCTCCTGATCAATGCCGCACTGCTGCATGTGCTGCCGATCCCCGTCCTCGCGGAATCAAGCTTGCCCGCCGCCACCGCCGCCGAACGCCTCGTGGGGCCATTGGGCAGGACAGTGATCACCGCCGTGGCCTTGATCTCCCTGTTGGGGGTGACCAACACGGTGGCCATGGCCGCACCACGGATCCTGTTTGGCCTCGGTCGCGATGGGCTGATGCCCTCCTTCACCGCCGAAGTGAATGCTGGCGGGACCCCCATTAATGCCCTGCTGATCACCTCCCTCTGCAGCGCCCTGCTGGTGGTCAGTGGTTCCTTTGAAAGTCTGCTGGGGATGGGGGCCTTCCTCTACGTGGGATTGCCCCTCTGTGGATTCATCACCTTGATGGTGTTGCGGCAAAGTCAGCCCGAGCTGGATCGGCCTTTTCGGTGCTGGGCCTACCCGCTGACGCCGATCGTTGTGGCAACCGTCTCGCTAGCGTTTTTGCTCGCAGCCCTCTGGAGCGATTCCGTGAACAGCCTCTGGGCGCTCGCACTGGTCGCCGCCGGTGGCCTGGCCTCAGAAGCCAGCCAACGGCTCAGGGCTGCTGCATGA
- a CDS encoding four-carbon acid sugar kinase family protein gives MAERIKVLVLDDDPTGSQTVHSCPLLLRWDADSLRHGLAHPSPLIFLLANTRALDPRAAEERVRSICQALKPALAEAQAAGTIDRWLVLSRGDSTLRGHFPLELQVIEQELGPFAATLLAPAFLPGGRTTKDGMHLLHGEPVHATAFAQDRLFGFSSSYLPDWVEEKTSGQISAAVVERIGLVDLEAGPDGLQAQLAALPPAAIACVDAEQPEQLTAIGEAIWARARQGQRFALQSAASLINGLVPLPPQPLDVSGLARLRRREPSGDWLPGLVLVGSHVPLADAQLTTLLAEPACAGIELDVSKVARVISGPEPVRLLSSLEQSWRQQIETVLSEGLTPVVFTSRGELHCSSAAERRELGMALAELMARLAAALAPQLGYLISKGGITTHTLLESGLQAPWVELQGQLFAGLSLVLTPCGLPVITFPGNLGDALSLRQAWELMQQP, from the coding sequence ATGGCTGAGCGGATCAAGGTCCTGGTCCTCGATGACGATCCAACGGGATCGCAGACGGTGCACAGCTGCCCCTTATTGCTGCGTTGGGACGCAGACAGCCTGCGTCATGGATTGGCGCATCCCTCACCCCTGATCTTTCTGCTGGCCAACACGCGGGCCTTGGATCCCAGGGCGGCTGAGGAACGCGTTCGGAGTATTTGTCAGGCCCTTAAACCCGCCTTGGCTGAAGCTCAGGCGGCGGGAACGATTGATCGCTGGTTGGTCCTCAGCCGCGGGGACTCCACCCTGCGCGGTCACTTTCCGCTGGAGCTTCAGGTGATCGAGCAGGAGCTGGGTCCCTTCGCCGCCACCTTGCTTGCCCCTGCGTTTTTGCCTGGGGGACGCACCACCAAGGACGGCATGCACTTGCTGCATGGGGAACCTGTTCATGCCACAGCCTTTGCTCAGGATCGTCTCTTCGGCTTTTCCAGCAGTTACCTGCCGGATTGGGTCGAGGAGAAAACCTCCGGCCAGATCTCAGCTGCGGTGGTCGAGCGGATCGGTCTTGTTGACTTGGAGGCCGGCCCTGATGGTTTGCAAGCACAGCTGGCTGCTCTACCTCCGGCAGCGATCGCCTGTGTTGATGCCGAGCAGCCTGAGCAGCTGACAGCCATCGGCGAGGCGATCTGGGCGCGTGCGCGTCAGGGGCAGCGTTTCGCCCTGCAGTCAGCCGCCAGCTTGATTAATGGGCTCGTGCCGCTGCCTCCGCAGCCGCTCGATGTGTCTGGGTTAGCCCGTCTCCGGCGGCGAGAGCCCAGTGGTGATTGGCTCCCTGGCTTGGTGCTGGTGGGTTCCCACGTCCCCCTAGCTGATGCACAACTGACCACCCTGTTGGCAGAGCCGGCCTGTGCTGGCATCGAGCTTGATGTCAGCAAGGTGGCCCGCGTTATCAGCGGGCCTGAACCGGTTCGATTGTTATCCAGCTTGGAGCAGTCCTGGCGGCAACAGATCGAAACGGTGCTCAGTGAGGGCCTGACTCCCGTTGTCTTCACCAGCCGCGGCGAGCTCCATTGCTCGAGCGCTGCGGAACGTCGGGAGCTTGGGATGGCGCTGGCTGAGCTCATGGCCCGGCTTGCAGCAGCCTTGGCCCCTCAACTGGGCTATCTGATCAGCAAAGGCGGAATCACGACCCACACGCTGCTGGAGTCGGGTTTGCAGGCCCCTTGGGTGGAGCTTCAGGGTCAGCTCTTCGCCGGACTCTCGCTGGTGTTGACCCCTTGCGGCCTTCCGGTCATCACCTTCCCCGGCAATTTGGGTGATGCGCTGAGCTTGCGTCAGGCCTGGGAGCTCATGCAGCAGCCCTGA
- a CDS encoding FAD-binding oxidoreductase, with the protein MISPERSELQDLVRQWHQQALPWTPAGTGTRLHWGAPLEQPQLLSTTKLNRLLHHSSGDFTVTVEAGLPLIDLQAALADSKQWLAVDWPWGSGTDGGQSGTVGGLVARGMAGGFRQRYLGIRDQVIGLEVMRADTTEAKAGGQVVKNVAGYDLMRLFCGSWGSLGLITQVTLRTFPQQPHRAGLLFQGELKALESMRQACLRADLMPQRLDWRTTEGDPSLLLGLVSISLEAVTAQLEGLRSHAMTLGLEAISLDADSLQELEGTGREAGASLKKERWLIRIGLPPAQAHALLGEADIRLNLAAGIGQGMGWAEPEDLPSQQVTSLSERCQSLGGQLTLLQQPTANGLKPWPTGANHDLVAAVKREFDPLQQLARGRLPGV; encoded by the coding sequence GTGATCAGCCCTGAACGCAGCGAACTCCAAGATCTGGTGCGTCAGTGGCATCAGCAGGCCCTGCCGTGGACTCCGGCGGGCACAGGCACCAGGCTGCATTGGGGTGCGCCGCTCGAGCAGCCGCAGCTCTTAAGCACCACCAAGCTGAACCGGCTGCTGCATCACTCCAGCGGCGACTTCACCGTGACCGTTGAAGCTGGTCTTCCCCTCATCGACCTGCAGGCCGCCCTGGCAGACAGCAAACAGTGGCTCGCCGTCGATTGGCCCTGGGGGAGCGGGACCGATGGAGGCCAGAGCGGAACGGTCGGTGGGCTAGTCGCCCGTGGCATGGCCGGTGGCTTTCGTCAGCGCTACCTGGGGATCCGCGATCAAGTGATCGGTCTGGAGGTGATGCGGGCGGACACCACCGAGGCCAAAGCAGGTGGCCAGGTGGTGAAAAACGTGGCCGGCTACGACTTGATGCGGCTGTTTTGCGGCAGTTGGGGCAGCCTTGGACTGATCACCCAGGTCACCCTGCGGACCTTCCCTCAACAGCCCCACCGCGCTGGCTTGCTCTTCCAGGGAGAGCTCAAAGCATTGGAATCGATGCGACAGGCCTGCCTCCGGGCCGATCTGATGCCGCAAAGGCTGGATTGGAGGACGACCGAAGGAGACCCCAGCCTCCTGTTGGGGCTGGTCAGCATCAGCCTCGAGGCTGTGACTGCACAACTGGAGGGGCTCCGCAGCCACGCGATGACCCTCGGGCTGGAAGCGATCAGCCTTGATGCCGATTCACTGCAGGAGCTCGAGGGCACAGGCCGTGAAGCCGGGGCATCACTCAAGAAGGAACGCTGGCTGATACGTATTGGCCTGCCACCAGCGCAAGCCCATGCCTTGCTGGGTGAGGCCGATATTCGTCTCAACCTGGCCGCAGGGATCGGCCAAGGCATGGGCTGGGCGGAACCCGAAGACCTTCCGTCCCAGCAAGTCACCAGCCTCAGCGAGCGCTGCCAATCCTTGGGTGGTCAGCTGACACTCCTGCAGCAACCAACCGCAAATGGCCTCAAACCCTGGCCCACAGGCGCCAACCACGACTTGGTCGCAGCGGTGAAGCGGGAGTTTGACCCCCTGCAACAGCTCGCCCGAGGGCGACTACCCGGGGTCTGA
- a CDS encoding galactose mutarotase, producing the protein MHVFEAPHGDRLQVVPERGGLLTSWICNAQERLYFDSERFADPAKSVRGGIPVLFPICGNLPGNRLDLPQGSYTLAQHGFARDLPWQLQPLSDGSGIRLVLESNPQTLAAFPFAFRLSLDYRLEPSALEILATVEHTAGSEGPMPFSLGLHPYFAVSSLSAASLEGLQESCLDHLQMAPASTADQLAKLSEGVDLLANPTGDAVRLVDAGSGQTITLELTAPLDLAVVWTEPPRPMVCLEPWTAPRGSLATGDRCLQLDPGQAMQLRCRYVCSDPG; encoded by the coding sequence ATGCACGTCTTTGAAGCTCCTCACGGTGATCGCCTTCAAGTGGTTCCCGAACGTGGTGGTTTGTTGACGAGCTGGATTTGCAATGCTCAAGAGCGTCTTTATTTCGATTCGGAGCGCTTTGCCGACCCCGCCAAAAGTGTCCGGGGCGGCATTCCCGTGCTGTTCCCGATCTGCGGGAATCTCCCAGGGAACCGTCTCGATCTCCCGCAAGGCAGCTACACCCTTGCGCAACACGGTTTTGCCAGGGACTTGCCTTGGCAACTGCAGCCCTTGAGCGATGGCTCAGGGATTCGTTTGGTGTTGGAGTCCAATCCCCAAACGCTTGCGGCGTTTCCCTTCGCGTTTCGTTTGAGCCTGGATTACCGGCTGGAACCCTCGGCCCTCGAGATTCTGGCCACGGTTGAACACACCGCCGGCAGCGAAGGCCCCATGCCGTTCTCGCTAGGCTTGCATCCCTATTTCGCTGTGAGTTCGCTGTCGGCCGCCAGCTTGGAGGGTTTGCAGGAGAGCTGTTTGGACCACCTCCAGATGGCTCCTGCTTCAACGGCCGATCAGTTGGCCAAGCTCTCGGAGGGAGTGGACCTCCTCGCAAATCCCACGGGCGATGCGGTTCGCCTGGTCGATGCGGGTTCGGGCCAGACCATCACCCTTGAACTCACCGCTCCCCTGGATTTGGCGGTGGTCTGGACGGAACCACCTCGACCGATGGTTTGCCTCGAGCCTTGGACAGCTCCGCGCGGTTCCCTCGCGACGGGTGATCGCTGTCTGCAGCTCGACCCTGGACAGGCGATGCAATTGCGTTGCCGTTACGTCTGCTCAGACCCCGGGTAG
- a CDS encoding glycosyltransferase family 2 protein: MLDYSQLSTRPMVSAGSRPLLSVIIPCFNEAATILDLIERVRQAPVPSKQLIVVDDGSTDGTRDLLSRLDAPDLTILMHERNQGKGAALATGFAAAEGEICIVQDADLEYDPNEFPLVIGPIVEGKADVVFGSRFQGAAPHRVVYFWHRMGNGFLTLMSNMFTDLNLTDMETCYKAFRTEIIQSIPIRERRFGFEPEITAKVAKRRCRIYEVGISYYGRTYDEGKKIGWKDGVRAVWCILKYNLASK; the protein is encoded by the coding sequence GTGCTGGACTACTCCCAGTTAAGTACGCGTCCCATGGTCTCGGCAGGAAGCCGCCCACTCCTTTCGGTGATCATCCCCTGCTTCAACGAAGCCGCAACGATTCTTGATCTCATTGAGCGTGTCCGTCAGGCGCCTGTGCCCTCAAAGCAGCTCATCGTTGTAGATGACGGGTCGACGGATGGGACCAGAGACTTGTTGAGCCGTCTCGATGCACCGGACCTAACAATCCTCATGCATGAGAGGAATCAGGGTAAAGGAGCTGCTTTGGCGACGGGGTTTGCAGCAGCAGAGGGTGAAATTTGCATCGTTCAAGATGCCGATCTGGAATATGACCCAAATGAATTCCCCCTAGTCATCGGACCGATTGTTGAAGGGAAAGCAGATGTCGTTTTTGGTAGTCGCTTTCAAGGCGCAGCTCCCCATCGCGTTGTTTATTTCTGGCACCGTATGGGAAATGGATTTCTAACACTGATGAGTAATATGTTTACCGACCTCAATCTGACTGATATGGAAACTTGCTATAAAGCGTTCAGAACAGAGATCATTCAGTCGATACCGATACGTGAAAGACGTTTCGGCTTTGAGCCTGAGATTACTGCGAAAGTCGCAAAGCGTCGTTGCAGGATATACGAAGTCGGTATCTCTTACTATGGCCGAACCTATGACGAGGGGAAAAAGATTGGCTGGAAGGACGGAGTGCGCGCAGTTTGGTGCATCTTGAAATACAACCTCGCTTCTAAGTAA
- a CDS encoding GtrA family protein: MLKGSGRKRRFLGYGALNLLATNVVLQGLLLVMGTGLATFLSQLLNVGLGFVLYGKRVFRVERLQKRSALSYALMALCLWWCNWAGIDWLAGLGLTRNLAALILIPVLAALSYAVQKLVVFRQ, encoded by the coding sequence ATGCTCAAGGGTTCGGGACGGAAGCGGCGTTTTTTGGGCTACGGCGCCCTGAACCTCTTGGCGACGAACGTGGTGCTCCAGGGCCTGCTGTTGGTAATGGGCACGGGTTTGGCCACGTTTCTCAGTCAGCTGCTGAACGTGGGGCTGGGGTTTGTTTTGTACGGCAAGCGGGTCTTTCGGGTGGAGCGTTTGCAGAAACGCTCGGCGCTTTCGTATGCCCTGATGGCGCTCTGCCTGTGGTGGTGCAACTGGGCTGGGATTGATTGGTTAGCCGGGTTGGGCCTCACTAGAAACTTGGCTGCTCTGATTTTGATCCCTGTGTTGGCAGCTCTTTCCTACGCGGTTCAAAAGCTGGTGGTTTTCCGTCAGTAA
- a CDS encoding alpha/beta fold hydrolase produces MIASTWHFQGYPIHCLQKGPLQATATERPALLLVHGFGASTDHWRFNIPALQEHYEVHALDLLGFGRSAKPAGPKYGGALWRDQLVSYVRERIGRPTVTVGNSLGGYAALAAGAALGQDSAGVVLLNAAGPFSDEQGEPKGWGAITRRTVGSALLKSPILQRLLFENMRRPGNVRRTLNQVYIDRTNVDDELVESILAPSRDPGAFGVFRTVFDIPRGQPLDELFAELQSPLLLLWGIRDPWINAAGRRGAFERHAPQGTQEVVLQAGHCPHDEVPDQVNRSLLEWLAQLP; encoded by the coding sequence GTGATTGCTTCGACCTGGCACTTTCAGGGGTACCCCATCCATTGCCTGCAAAAGGGTCCGTTGCAGGCCACTGCCACTGAGAGGCCGGCGCTGCTGTTGGTCCATGGCTTTGGGGCCTCGACGGATCATTGGCGCTTCAACATCCCTGCCCTCCAGGAGCACTACGAGGTCCATGCCCTCGATCTCTTGGGATTTGGGCGCAGCGCCAAGCCAGCCGGTCCCAAGTACGGCGGTGCTCTCTGGCGCGATCAGTTGGTGAGCTACGTCCGGGAGCGCATTGGTCGTCCGACGGTGACCGTCGGCAATTCATTGGGCGGCTACGCAGCCCTGGCGGCAGGGGCGGCTTTGGGGCAGGACAGCGCGGGGGTCGTGCTGCTGAACGCGGCCGGCCCTTTCTCCGATGAGCAGGGGGAGCCGAAGGGTTGGGGGGCGATTACCCGCCGAACCGTCGGTTCAGCCCTGCTGAAGAGCCCCATCCTCCAGCGCCTGTTGTTTGAAAACATGCGTCGCCCCGGGAACGTGCGCCGCACCTTGAACCAGGTCTATATCGATCGGACCAACGTCGATGACGAGTTAGTGGAATCAATTCTGGCCCCGTCCCGGGATCCTGGCGCCTTTGGGGTTTTTCGAACGGTCTTTGATATTCCTCGGGGCCAGCCCCTCGATGAGCTTTTTGCCGAGCTCCAGTCGCCGCTGCTGCTGCTTTGGGGCATCCGTGACCCCTGGATCAACGCGGCCGGTCGTCGGGGGGCGTTCGAGCGCCATGCTCCGCAGGGCACCCAGGAGGTGGTGCTGCAGGCCGGCCACTGTCCGCATGACGAAGTCCCCGACCAAGTGAACAGGTCCTTGTTGGAGTGGTTGGCGCAGCTCCCTTAG
- a CDS encoding RNA-binding protein — protein sequence MSIFVGNLPFRAEQEDVAELFAPFGEVANCALPLERDTGRKRGFAFIELADPDSEDRAIEALQGAELMGRPLRINKAEPRSGGGGGGAPRRVGGYGGGGSGYGGGYESNPAPAPRVDRPSGAQGWEDRSYGSQNDSFGEGRTRRRRSSYQGD from the coding sequence GTGAGCATCTTTGTTGGCAACCTCCCTTTTCGCGCAGAGCAAGAGGACGTCGCCGAGTTGTTTGCCCCCTTTGGCGAGGTCGCCAATTGCGCCCTTCCCTTAGAGCGGGACACCGGTCGTAAGCGCGGATTCGCCTTTATCGAACTCGCCGATCCTGATAGCGAAGATCGCGCGATCGAAGCCCTTCAAGGCGCTGAGCTGATGGGCCGCCCCCTTCGCATCAACAAAGCCGAACCCCGTTCGGGCGGCGGTGGTGGCGGTGCCCCACGCCGGGTCGGTGGCTATGGCGGTGGCGGCTCTGGTTATGGCGGCGGTTATGAGAGCAACCCGGCACCCGCGCCTCGGGTCGATCGCCCCTCCGGTGCCCAAGGGTGGGAAGACCGCAGCTACGGCAGTCAGAACGACTCCTTTGGCGAAGGCAGGACCCGCCGTCGCCGCAGCAGCTATCAGGGCGACTAG
- the argH gene encoding argininosuccinate lyase, whose amino-acid sequence MAVDSSSSTWSQRFEQGLHPAIERFNASIGFDITLLQQDLDGSIAHARMLGSTGVITAEEAEQLVGGLEQVRAEAAAGQFNPGLEDEDVHFAVERRLIAILGPLGKKLHTGRSRNDQVGTDLRLWLRGQIDSIDGALVRFERALLAQADAHADVMIPGYTHLQRAQPICLAHHLLAYVEMAERDRARLQDLRKRVNICPLGAAALAGTPVPIDRRQTAAALGFDEVYANSLDAVSDRDFAVEFTAAASLVMVHLSRLSEEVILWASEEFRFVSLTDRCATGSSLMPQKKNPDVPELVRGKCGRVFGHLQGLLVMIKGLPLAYNKDFQEDKEALFDAVATTLACLEAMAILFEEGLEFRSQRLEQAVESDFSNATDVADYLVGKGVPFREAYQLVGGLVKTCLHEGILLRELPLERWQELHAAFEADIFEAIHPRQVVAARRSEGGTAFDQVRLQLERAKARLPQ is encoded by the coding sequence ATGGCCGTTGATTCCTCTTCCTCCACCTGGAGTCAGCGCTTTGAGCAAGGTCTGCATCCAGCGATTGAGCGTTTCAACGCCTCAATCGGTTTTGACATCACCCTGCTGCAGCAGGACCTGGATGGATCGATCGCCCATGCCCGGATGTTGGGCAGTACCGGGGTGATCACGGCCGAGGAGGCTGAGCAGCTGGTCGGCGGCCTCGAGCAGGTCCGAGCAGAGGCCGCCGCGGGTCAGTTCAACCCTGGTCTCGAAGACGAGGACGTGCACTTCGCCGTGGAGCGAAGGCTGATCGCGATCTTGGGGCCCTTGGGCAAAAAGCTCCATACCGGTCGCTCCCGCAATGACCAGGTGGGCACGGATTTGCGGCTCTGGCTTCGGGGGCAGATCGACTCGATCGATGGCGCCTTGGTGCGCTTCGAGCGGGCGCTGCTGGCCCAGGCCGATGCCCATGCAGACGTGATGATCCCGGGTTACACCCACCTGCAGCGGGCCCAGCCGATTTGTTTGGCCCACCACCTGCTCGCTTATGTGGAGATGGCGGAGCGGGATCGAGCTCGCCTGCAGGACCTGCGCAAACGGGTCAACATTTGCCCTCTAGGCGCCGCAGCCCTGGCGGGGACCCCGGTGCCGATCGATCGCCGTCAGACGGCGGCGGCCCTGGGCTTCGACGAGGTCTATGCCAACAGCCTCGATGCGGTGAGTGACCGCGACTTCGCGGTGGAGTTCACCGCGGCGGCCAGCCTGGTGATGGTTCATCTGAGCCGCCTCAGTGAGGAGGTGATCCTTTGGGCCAGCGAGGAGTTTCGCTTCGTCAGCCTCACGGATCGCTGCGCCACCGGCAGCAGCCTGATGCCCCAGAAGAAAAATCCTGATGTTCCCGAGTTGGTGCGGGGCAAGTGCGGGCGCGTTTTCGGTCACCTGCAGGGACTGCTGGTGATGATCAAGGGCTTGCCCCTGGCCTACAACAAGGATTTCCAGGAGGACAAAGAGGCCCTCTTTGATGCAGTGGCTACGACCCTTGCTTGCCTGGAGGCGATGGCGATCTTGTTCGAGGAGGGGTTGGAATTTCGTTCGCAGCGTCTCGAGCAGGCGGTGGAGAGTGACTTCTCCAACGCCACGGATGTGGCGGACTACTTGGTCGGTAAGGGCGTCCCCTTCCGCGAGGCCTATCAATTGGTGGGGGGCCTGGTCAAAACCTGTCTGCATGAGGGGATTCTCTTGCGTGAGTTGCCGCTGGAGCGTTGGCAGGAGCTTCATGCCGCCTTCGAAGCTGACATCTTTGAAGCCATTCACCCCCGTCAGGTGGTGGCGGCCCGCCGCAGTGAAGGCGGAACAGCTTTTGATCAGGTTCGGCTTCAACTGGAGCGAGCCAAAGCGCGGCTCCCACAGTGA